The Nitrosopumilus sp. genome segment AGCAGTTGCTGCAATTGAGTCTATTCAATCACTTGGTAAAAACCCTGAATCTGACACTCTTATTCCAATTGGCATGGGAACTTATATCCCAACAAAAGTTTCCTCTTCAAGTAAGATAGTATTGAATATTGGTGCTGGTGTTGCTGTGGAAAAAGATTTCCCATCTACGATTAATTATCTTGAAGCAAGAATCAAAGAAATTGAAATAGCTTTACAAGATACTGCTGCAAAAAAACAAGATGCAGCAGCTCGATTAGAACAAGGCAAAGCCCAAATTAATCAATTAATGCAATCAAT includes the following:
- the pfdA gene encoding prefoldin subunit alpha; the protein is MSEEQAEQLMQQMQMLETYFSDLSQRESTFLNILREAVAAIESIQSLGKNPESDTLIPIGMGTYIPTKVSSSSKIVLNIGAGVAVEKDFPSTINYLEARIKEIEIALQDTAAKKQDAAARLEQGKAQINQLMQSMQQSKSG